A window from Leptospira wolffii serovar Khorat str. Khorat-H2 encodes these proteins:
- the tsf gene encoding translation elongation factor Ts — protein MSASTTDLIKELRDRTGAGLMDCKKALQENNNDLDKSMDWLREKGIAKAAKKAGRVTKEGRTVSYIHGDGKIGVLLELNSETDFVARNEAFEALGKEICLQIAAMSPLYVSEDQVPAEDIEREKKVIEAQLKEEGKKPEQIEKIVPGKVKKYFSEVVLLNQAFIKDNTKTVDDLVKEAISKFGENITVARFTRYQVGGL, from the coding sequence ATGTCAGCATCTACTACCGACCTGATTAAGGAATTAAGGGACCGCACCGGTGCGGGACTCATGGATTGCAAAAAAGCTCTCCAAGAAAATAATAACGATCTCGATAAGTCCATGGATTGGCTGCGCGAGAAAGGAATCGCGAAGGCCGCTAAGAAAGCCGGAAGAGTGACCAAAGAAGGAAGAACCGTCTCCTATATCCACGGGGACGGAAAAATCGGAGTTCTTTTGGAGCTCAATTCCGAGACCGACTTCGTGGCTCGTAACGAGGCATTCGAGGCTCTCGGAAAGGAGATCTGCCTGCAAATCGCAGCCATGTCCCCTCTCTACGTAAGCGAAGACCAAGTTCCTGCGGAAGACATCGAGCGCGAAAAGAAGGTCATCGAAGCTCAATTGAAAGAAGAAGGCAAAAAACCGGAGCAGATCGAGAAGATCGTTCCAGGTAAGGTTAAGAAGTATTTCTCCGAAGTAGTGCTTCTGAATCAGGCCTTCATTAAGGACAACACCAAGACCGTAGACGATCTGGTAAAAGAAGCCATTTCCAAGTTCGGTGAGAACATCACCGTAGCTCGCTTTACCCGTTATCAGGTAGGCGGTCTGTAA
- a CDS encoding bactofilin family protein, with product MSKKTATAVKPNRTVTEYGTIATVLGKETSFSGILNFRKPLEISGEFQGEIESEGFLLVSEGAKVRANIKAGIVIVAGEITGNVIATQRLEMLPSGKVNGNIKTAKLQIADGVVFEGNCEMILPNKD from the coding sequence ATGTCTAAAAAAACCGCTACTGCAGTTAAACCCAATCGTACCGTTACAGAATACGGAACCATAGCCACCGTTCTGGGAAAGGAGACCTCCTTTTCGGGAATTCTGAATTTTAGAAAACCTCTGGAGATCTCCGGAGAATTCCAAGGAGAGATAGAATCCGAAGGATTCCTACTCGTAAGCGAGGGCGCCAAGGTAAGAGCCAATATCAAGGCGGGGATCGTGATCGTGGCCGGGGAAATCACCGGTAACGTAATCGCCACCCAGAGACTGGAAATGCTCCCCAGCGGAAAGGTGAACGGTAATATCAAGACCGCCAAATTGCAGATCGCCGACGGAGTCGTCTTCGAAGGGAACTGTGAAATGATCCTTCCTAATAAGGATTGA
- the rpsB gene encoding 30S ribosomal protein S2, whose translation MSVISMKNLLETGVHFGHQTRKWNPKMAPYVFTARNGIHIIDLQKTVQKAKEAYDALKRITGEGKKVLFVGTKKQARGAIEREALRCNMFFINNRWPGGLLTNWNTVKKSIARLKKLEGMETENSFEKEVKTKKEILSLRRELDKLRKTLGGIKDMNSIPEILFVIDPKKEEIAVKEARKLGLKIFAVVDTNCDPELIDYPIPGNDDAIRAISLFLETMSNAVIEGTGGVVEQPRFSEDLDSEALALEYQGEYDESGKFIMDDDVDKRKKDDTTATAATESVASIEIDKAE comes from the coding sequence ATGTCAGTAATTTCCATGAAAAATCTTCTGGAAACCGGAGTTCACTTCGGCCACCAGACCAGAAAATGGAATCCGAAAATGGCTCCCTATGTCTTTACGGCAAGAAACGGGATCCATATCATCGATCTTCAGAAAACCGTCCAAAAAGCGAAAGAAGCTTACGACGCTCTGAAGCGTATTACGGGAGAAGGTAAAAAAGTTCTCTTCGTAGGAACTAAGAAGCAAGCCAGAGGAGCCATCGAAAGAGAAGCGCTTCGTTGCAATATGTTCTTCATCAATAACCGTTGGCCGGGCGGACTCTTAACCAACTGGAATACGGTAAAAAAATCCATCGCCCGTCTGAAAAAATTGGAAGGGATGGAAACCGAAAATAGCTTCGAAAAAGAAGTTAAGACCAAAAAAGAAATCCTTTCTCTTCGCCGCGAGCTGGACAAACTCCGCAAGACTCTGGGCGGAATCAAGGACATGAACAGCATTCCTGAAATTCTTTTCGTGATCGATCCTAAGAAGGAAGAGATTGCGGTTAAGGAAGCTCGTAAACTTGGCCTGAAAATTTTCGCAGTAGTCGACACCAACTGCGATCCCGAACTCATCGATTATCCGATTCCGGGTAACGACGACGCGATTCGCGCCATCTCCCTATTCTTGGAAACCATGTCCAATGCAGTCATCGAAGGAACCGGCGGTGTGGTCGAGCAGCCTCGATTCAGCGAGGATCTGGATTCCGAAGCTCTGGCTCTGGAATACCAAGGAGAATACGACGAGAGCGGTAAGTTCATTATGGACGATGATGTGGACAAGCGTAAGAAAGACGACACCACCGCAACCGCTGCAACTGAATCCGTAGCCAGCATCGAAATCGACAAAGCGGAGTAA
- the pyrH gene encoding UMP kinase: MAQQETAQYKRILIKLSGEALAGEGEFGIDSNKAHSLAEEIKEVHSLGVEIALVVGGGNLIRGASLAKVGMDQATADYMGMLATIQNALALQDACEKKGLYTRVQSAIDIHSIAESYIRRRAVRHLEKKRIVIFAGGIGNPYFTTDTAASLRAVEVGCEVILKATKVDGVYDADPKKEPNAKRYTRISFMESIKRRLKVMDSTALSLCMENNMSIIVFDIFKRGNLKDLVVGGKKIGTLISNSEDIRIDGE, encoded by the coding sequence TTGGCCCAGCAGGAAACCGCTCAGTACAAGCGAATCCTGATTAAACTCTCCGGCGAAGCTTTGGCCGGAGAGGGTGAGTTTGGGATCGATAGCAATAAGGCCCATTCCTTAGCGGAAGAAATCAAAGAAGTCCATTCTTTAGGTGTTGAAATCGCCCTCGTCGTAGGCGGGGGAAATTTGATCCGAGGCGCGAGTCTCGCAAAGGTGGGAATGGACCAAGCCACCGCGGATTATATGGGGATGCTTGCCACCATCCAAAATGCCCTGGCTCTGCAAGATGCATGCGAGAAGAAGGGCCTATACACAAGAGTCCAATCCGCAATAGATATTCATTCCATAGCGGAGAGTTATATCCGTCGCAGGGCGGTCCGACACCTGGAAAAGAAAAGAATCGTGATCTTTGCAGGCGGTATCGGAAATCCTTATTTTACCACAGACACCGCCGCAAGCTTAAGAGCTGTGGAAGTGGGCTGCGAAGTCATTCTGAAGGCTACGAAAGTGGACGGAGTCTACGACGCCGATCCCAAAAAAGAGCCGAACGCAAAGCGTTATACCCGTATTTCCTTTATGGAATCCATCAAAAGAAGATTGAAGGTCATGGATTCCACCGCGCTTAGCCTCTGCATGGAAAACAATATGTCGATAATCGTATTTGACATTTTTAAGCGAGGCAATTTAAAAGATTTGGTCGTCGGTGGCAAAAAAATCGGCACCCTGATCTCGAACTCGGAGGATATACGGATCGATGGCGAATGA